The following coding sequences lie in one Anolis carolinensis isolate JA03-04 unplaced genomic scaffold, rAnoCar3.1.pri scaffold_11, whole genome shotgun sequence genomic window:
- the idh3a gene encoding isocitrate dehydrogenase [NAD] subunit alpha, mitochondrial, translating to MASTSWAPKVFRFLGGFKSQKQVTRSFGSSTQTVTLIPGDGIGPEISNAVMEIFGAAKAPVQFEERNVSAIQGPGGKWMIPLDAKESMDKNKIGLKGPLKTPIAAGHPSMNLLLRKTFDLYANIRPCVSIEGYKTPYADVDIVTIRENTEGEYSGIEHVIVDGVVQSIKLITEDASKRIADFAFEYARNNQRSKVTAVHKANIMRMSDGLFLKKCREAAENCKDIKFNEMYLDTVCLNMVQDPTQFDVLVMPNLYGDILSDLCAGLIGGLGVTPSGNIGANGVAIFESVHGTAPDIAGKDLANPTALLLSAVMMLRHMGLQEYATKIEDACYATIKDGKVLTKDLGGNAKCSEFTAEICRRVKLAE from the exons ATGGCTTCGACTTCGTGGGCGCCCAAG GTCTTCCGCTTTCTAGGGGGTTTCAAAAGCCAAAAACAGGTGACCAGAAGTTTTGGTAGTTCT ACTCAGACAGTAACTTTGATCCCAGGCGATGGCATCGGACCCGAAATATCAAATGCCGTCATGGAGATTTTTGGGGCGGCAAAG GCTCCTGTTCAGTTCGAAGAGCGAAATGTGTCTGCGATCCAAGGACCGGGAGGGAAGTGGATGATCCCTTTAGACGCCAAAGAATCCATGGACAAGAACAAGATAGGACTGAAAG GCCCTTTGAAGACGCCGATTGCAGCTGGCCACCCGTCGATGAACCTGTTGCTCCGCAAAACCTTCGACCTTTACGCCAACATCCGACCCTGCGTCTCAATCGAAGGCTACAAAACCCCCTACGCCGACGTCGACATCGTCACGATACGGGAGAACACGGAGGGCGAATACAGCGGGATTGAGCATGTG ATTGTTGACGGCGTCGTCCAGAGTATCAAACTCATCACCGAAGACGCCAGCAAGCGTATTGCTGACTTTGCGTTCGAATACGCCAGAAACAATCAGAGAAGCAAAGTGACAGCCGTGCATAAAGCAAACATTAT GCGAATGTCCGATGGCTTGTTCCTGAAGAAATGCAGAGAAGCGGCGGAGAACTGTAAAGATATCAAATTCAATGAAATGTATCTCGACACTGTGTGTCTGAAT atGGTGCAAGATCCAACGCAGTTTGATGTCCTTGTTATGCCAAATTTGTACGGTGATATCCTGAG TGACTTGTGCGCGGGATTGATCGGAGGCCTCGGGGTGACGCCAAGCGGGAACATTGGTGCCAACGGAGTGGCCATCTTCGAGTCG GTCCACGGCACAGCTCCGGATATTGCCGGGAAGGACCTGGCGAATCCGACGGCGCTCCTCCTGAGTGCGGTCATGATGCTGCGTCACATGGGGTTGCAGGAATACGCCACCAAAATAGAAGACGCCTGCTATGCCACCATTAAAGACGGGAAG GTCTTGACCAAAGATTTGGGAGGCAACGCCAAGTGTTCGGAGTTCACCGCAGAGATCTGTCGCCGGGTGAAATTAgcggaataa